The Ruania alba genome has a window encoding:
- a CDS encoding aldo/keto reductase family protein → MRFRHLGRSGLKISEITYGNWITHGSQVENDTAAACVRAALDAGITTFDTADVYANTKAEEVLGDALAGERRESLEIFTKVYFPTGPKGHNDTGLSRKHIMESINGSLRRLGTDYVDLYQAHRFDYATPLEETMQAFADVVRSGKAHYIGVSEWTAEQLRSGHALARELGISLVSSQPQYSMVWRVIEEEVVPTSAELGISQIVFSPVAQGVLTGKYLPGQPAPEGSRAADTQGGATMIGGLLGKEELLRRVQDLRPVAEELNLTMAQLAVAWVLQNDNVAAALIGASRPEQVAENVAASGVEIPEEMLTRIDQILGETVVRDPRITDDVSPKERLC, encoded by the coding sequence ATGCGCTTTCGTCACCTCGGCCGCTCCGGCCTGAAGATCAGCGAGATCACCTACGGCAACTGGATCACCCACGGGTCCCAGGTCGAGAACGACACGGCCGCAGCGTGCGTGCGGGCCGCCCTCGATGCCGGCATCACCACCTTCGACACTGCCGACGTGTACGCGAACACGAAGGCCGAGGAGGTGCTCGGCGACGCGCTGGCCGGCGAGCGTCGGGAGAGTCTGGAGATCTTCACGAAGGTCTACTTCCCGACGGGCCCGAAGGGGCACAACGACACCGGCCTCTCGCGCAAGCACATCATGGAGTCCATCAACGGTTCGCTGCGCCGCCTCGGCACCGACTACGTCGACCTGTACCAGGCGCACCGGTTCGACTACGCGACGCCGCTGGAGGAGACCATGCAGGCCTTCGCCGACGTGGTGCGGTCCGGCAAGGCGCACTACATCGGTGTCAGCGAGTGGACGGCCGAGCAGCTGCGCTCCGGGCATGCCCTGGCACGTGAGCTGGGCATCAGTCTCGTCTCCTCGCAGCCGCAGTACTCGATGGTGTGGCGGGTCATCGAGGAGGAGGTCGTGCCTACCTCAGCAGAGCTCGGTATCTCCCAGATCGTGTTCTCGCCTGTGGCTCAGGGCGTTCTCACCGGCAAGTATCTGCCCGGTCAGCCTGCCCCGGAAGGCTCCCGGGCCGCTGACACCCAGGGCGGCGCGACGATGATCGGCGGTCTGCTCGGCAAGGAGGAGCTCTTGCGGCGCGTCCAGGACCTGCGACCCGTGGCGGAGGAGCTGAACCTCACGATGGCGCAGCTCGCCGTGGCCTGGGTGCTTCAGAACGACAATGTCGCCGCAGCCCTGATCGGCGCCTCACGCCCGGAGCAGGTGGCGGAGAATGTCGCGGCGTCCGGGGTGGAGATCCCTGAGGAGATGCTCACCCGGATCGACCAGATCCTCGGTGAGACCGTGGTGCGGGATCCGCGGATCACCGACGACGTGTCTCCGAAGGAACGCCTCTGCTGA
- the lpdA gene encoding dihydrolipoyl dehydrogenase: MHVTQDEPWDVLVLGAGSGGYATALRAAQLGLRVALVEQDKVGGTCLHRGCIPTKALLHAAEVADQVRHAHDVGVRASFEDVDQAALQRYQEQVVRRLYQGLQGLVSASSVDLFAGHGRLVGPDVLRVTGPDGSTQDLTGRHVVLATGSRSRTLPGITVGGRIITSDDALENVQVPRHAIVLGGGVIGVEFASLWRSLGADVTVLEALETLVPAEDPSLSTGLARAFRRRGIDVRTGVRVSSATQDADGVRVTLADGSAVDGDLLLVAIGREPVTDESGLAEQGVRITDAGIHTDAALHTGVGSIYAVGDVVPGLQLAHRGFAHGISVAERISGMTPQPIAEETIPRVTYSDPELASVGLTEPEARDRYGDDGVRVLEYSLAGNGRSQILGSTGLVKIVRQTEGPIVGVHLIGARVSEQIGEAQLWVGWEAYPQDIAAFIHAHPTQNEALGEAALALAGQPLHSHT, from the coding sequence GTGCACGTGACGCAGGACGAACCGTGGGACGTGCTCGTCCTCGGTGCCGGCAGTGGCGGGTACGCCACCGCACTGCGTGCTGCACAGCTCGGGTTGCGTGTTGCTCTCGTCGAACAGGACAAGGTCGGTGGGACGTGCCTGCACCGAGGCTGCATCCCCACCAAGGCTCTGTTGCATGCCGCTGAGGTGGCCGACCAGGTGCGCCACGCCCACGACGTCGGAGTGCGCGCCTCGTTCGAGGATGTCGACCAGGCGGCGCTGCAGCGCTACCAGGAGCAGGTCGTTCGGCGGCTGTACCAGGGCCTCCAGGGTCTCGTCTCCGCCAGCTCGGTCGACCTGTTCGCCGGCCATGGCCGGCTGGTCGGACCGGATGTCCTCCGGGTCACCGGCCCGGACGGGAGCACCCAGGACCTCACTGGTCGCCACGTGGTGCTCGCCACCGGGTCTCGGAGCCGCACCCTGCCTGGGATCACCGTGGGCGGGCGGATCATCACCTCGGACGACGCTCTCGAGAACGTGCAGGTGCCCCGGCACGCGATCGTTCTCGGAGGCGGCGTCATCGGTGTCGAGTTCGCCAGCCTGTGGCGCTCCTTGGGCGCGGACGTGACGGTGCTCGAGGCCCTGGAGACGCTCGTCCCTGCCGAGGACCCGTCGCTGTCCACCGGTCTCGCCCGTGCCTTCCGGCGGCGAGGTATCGACGTGCGTACGGGCGTGCGCGTGAGTTCGGCCACACAGGATGCCGACGGCGTCCGTGTCACCCTGGCCGACGGGAGCGCCGTCGACGGAGACCTGCTGCTCGTCGCAATCGGTCGAGAGCCCGTCACGGACGAGTCCGGACTTGCCGAGCAGGGCGTTCGCATCACCGACGCCGGGATCCACACCGACGCTGCCCTGCATACCGGGGTCGGTTCGATCTACGCGGTGGGCGACGTGGTCCCTGGGTTGCAACTGGCCCACCGCGGCTTTGCGCACGGCATCAGTGTGGCCGAGCGAATCAGCGGTATGACACCGCAGCCGATCGCCGAGGAGACGATTCCCCGGGTGACCTACAGCGATCCTGAGCTCGCCTCGGTGGGTCTTACCGAGCCCGAGGCCCGCGACCGGTACGGCGATGATGGTGTGCGGGTCCTGGAGTACTCTCTCGCCGGGAACGGGCGGAGCCAGATCTTGGGTTCGACCGGGCTGGTGAAGATCGTGCGGCAGACTGAGGGACCGATCGTCGGCGTTCACCTGATCGGCGCGCGCGTCAGTGAGCAGATCGGGGAAGCGCAACTGTGGGTGGGCTGGGAGGCATACCCTCAAGACATCGCCGCTTTCATCCACGCACATCCGACACAGAACGAGGCACTGGGCGAGGCCGCGTTGGCCCTGGCCGGTCAGCCGTTGCACTCTCACACCTGA
- the erpA gene encoding iron-sulfur cluster insertion protein ErpA, translated as MTQTTPTTETLEHEVALTDVAATKVKALLEQEGRDDLRLRVAVQPGGCSGLIYQLYFDERYLDGDAVRDFEGVEVIVDKMSVPYLAGATIDFADTIEKQGFTIDNPNAGGSCACGDSFH; from the coding sequence ATGACGCAGACCACACCCACCACGGAAACACTCGAGCACGAGGTGGCCCTGACCGATGTGGCCGCTACCAAGGTGAAGGCGCTCCTCGAGCAGGAGGGCCGGGACGACCTGCGGCTGCGCGTCGCTGTACAGCCCGGCGGGTGCTCAGGACTGATCTACCAGCTCTACTTCGACGAGCGCTACCTTGACGGCGACGCCGTCCGCGATTTCGAGGGCGTCGAGGTGATCGTGGACAAGATGAGTGTGCCGTATCTGGCAGGTGCCACCATCGACTTTGCCGACACCATCGAGAAGCAGGGCTTCACGATCGACAACCCGAACGCCGGAGGCTCCTGTGCCTGTGGCGACTCTTTCCACTGA
- a CDS encoding leucyl aminopeptidase, whose protein sequence is MHGVTELKLSTKDPARLVTDALVVGVAADGGAPRLEGAEGLSRSARAGIERAITLLGVTGEVGEVTRVPAGGELKADLLVLTGTGAPAEDAATARERLRRAAGAALAALAGTARAAVALPIADLDDLRAVAEGALLGNYRFSEGPAGKVPVETIELIAPSVRAREGKEAIAWAVAVADAVHGTRDLVNLSPNRLYPESFAERATAAVRGTKVKVSILDEKDLRAGGYGGLVGVGQGSARGPRLVKLSYRPARARRHVALVGKGITFDSGGLSLKPAKGMEAMKNDMAGAAAVLHTVVAAARLGLPVAVTGWLALAENMPSGSAQRPSDVITIRGGKTVEVLNTDAEGRLVMADALVAATEEGPDAVIDIATLTGAQMVALGHQVSAVMGSEVVREDVVASAGRAGEQFWPMPLPDELRASMNTPMADIANIGDRFGGMLVAGLFLREFVGDTPWAHLDIAGPAFNDGAPRHYVPKGGTGVGVRTLLELLSGPHSA, encoded by the coding sequence ATGCACGGTGTGACGGAACTCAAGCTCAGCACCAAGGACCCTGCCCGCCTGGTCACCGACGCGCTCGTCGTCGGGGTCGCCGCCGATGGCGGAGCACCACGGTTGGAGGGAGCCGAGGGTCTCAGCCGCTCCGCGCGCGCCGGAATCGAGAGAGCGATCACCCTGCTGGGCGTGACCGGTGAGGTCGGCGAGGTCACTAGGGTGCCCGCGGGTGGCGAGCTCAAGGCGGACCTGCTGGTGCTCACCGGGACCGGCGCTCCGGCCGAGGACGCCGCCACCGCCCGGGAACGGCTCCGCCGGGCGGCCGGGGCGGCGCTCGCGGCGCTCGCCGGTACGGCACGGGCCGCCGTGGCACTCCCGATCGCCGACCTCGACGATCTGCGTGCTGTGGCAGAGGGGGCGCTACTCGGCAACTACCGGTTCTCCGAAGGGCCCGCCGGCAAGGTGCCGGTGGAGACGATCGAGCTGATCGCACCCTCCGTGCGCGCGCGGGAGGGCAAGGAGGCCATCGCCTGGGCCGTGGCCGTCGCCGATGCCGTGCACGGCACCCGCGACCTGGTGAACCTCTCCCCCAACCGTCTCTACCCCGAGTCCTTTGCCGAACGCGCCACCGCCGCGGTGCGGGGCACCAAGGTCAAGGTCTCGATTCTGGACGAGAAGGATCTGCGTGCCGGTGGCTACGGCGGACTGGTCGGCGTCGGACAAGGTTCTGCCCGCGGTCCTCGTCTGGTCAAGCTCAGCTACCGGCCGGCGCGCGCCCGGCGGCACGTTGCCTTGGTGGGCAAGGGGATCACCTTCGACTCCGGCGGCCTTTCACTCAAGCCCGCCAAAGGTATGGAGGCGATGAAGAACGACATGGCGGGCGCGGCCGCCGTCCTGCACACCGTCGTGGCCGCCGCACGTCTGGGTCTGCCGGTCGCCGTCACGGGGTGGCTCGCCCTGGCCGAGAACATGCCGTCGGGTTCCGCGCAACGCCCCTCCGACGTGATCACGATCCGGGGCGGAAAGACGGTCGAGGTCCTCAATACCGACGCCGAGGGCCGTCTCGTGATGGCCGACGCTCTGGTGGCGGCCACGGAGGAGGGACCGGACGCCGTCATCGACATCGCCACCCTCACTGGTGCCCAGATGGTGGCGCTCGGGCACCAGGTGAGCGCGGTGATGGGCTCCGAGGTTGTCCGTGAGGACGTGGTGGCCTCGGCTGGTCGTGCCGGAGAGCAGTTCTGGCCGATGCCGTTGCCGGACGAGCTGCGCGCGTCAATGAACACACCGATGGCTGACATCGCCAACATCGGGGATCGTTTCGGCGGCATGCTCGTCGCTGGGCTCTTCCTCCGCGAGTTCGTCGGCGATACCCCGTGGGCACATCTCGACATCGCTGGACCGGCGTTCAACGACGGCGCCCCGCGCCACTATGTCCCCAAGGGCGGCACCGGCGTCGGCGTCCGCACACTCCTCGAACTGCTGAGCGGACCTCACTCGGCGTGA
- a CDS encoding glycerate kinase translates to MDVLISPDRIAPLAAGEVARALAQSWREHGHTVLERPMSDGSAGMVEVIRAVRGGDLLPVPVVPAGAGSGDRPVPVELLHVPGRSGGTAYVDGSLVLGAGTDDHERLLATGTTAPVADLLLAALGTGASRVILGLDQAAVHDGGRGLLDRLTERWGLAGDGSSTPWSALRARLAGVHLVVAVATDLPLLGLTGAGAALARWPGITAAAAQDAERVVGEYTAGLLQTAEAADAVAEAGHRTDPGLGGLVPTVRAPHTVVRPSRDYGTGAGGGAASALAMLGARLLPGADVVAAEIELAAAVESADLVVTGTTTLDGSAMHESVVATVGRAAMAVGLPVVAVGAEVQTSRRDGARVGVSATYPVVDAPTTRSRTSQTVESDPWTALVRRGERIRRTWTQ, encoded by the coding sequence GTGGATGTGCTGATCAGTCCGGACCGGATCGCGCCGTTGGCCGCCGGGGAGGTCGCGCGTGCCCTCGCCCAGTCATGGCGCGAGCACGGTCACACGGTGCTCGAACGGCCGATGAGTGACGGCAGCGCCGGCATGGTGGAAGTGATCCGCGCCGTGCGGGGTGGCGATCTGCTGCCGGTCCCCGTGGTTCCGGCCGGCGCGGGCAGCGGGGACCGGCCCGTGCCGGTGGAACTGCTGCACGTGCCCGGTCGTAGCGGGGGGACGGCGTACGTCGATGGTTCGCTCGTGCTGGGCGCGGGAACGGACGATCATGAGCGCTTGCTGGCCACCGGGACCACGGCACCGGTGGCAGACCTGCTGCTCGCGGCCCTGGGTACGGGTGCCTCTCGCGTCATCCTCGGCCTTGATCAGGCGGCCGTGCACGACGGCGGTCGCGGCCTCCTCGACCGTCTCACCGAGCGCTGGGGGCTGGCGGGGGACGGCAGTTCGACGCCGTGGTCGGCCTTGCGTGCGCGCCTCGCCGGCGTGCACCTGGTGGTGGCGGTGGCCACCGACCTGCCGCTGCTCGGCCTGACGGGAGCGGGGGCGGCGCTCGCCCGCTGGCCGGGAATCACCGCGGCCGCAGCTCAGGACGCCGAGCGGGTGGTGGGTGAATACACCGCCGGACTGCTCCAGACCGCAGAGGCAGCCGACGCGGTCGCGGAGGCCGGTCACCGGACCGATCCCGGGCTCGGCGGGCTCGTCCCGACCGTTCGCGCGCCGCATACGGTGGTCCGTCCGTCCCGCGACTACGGCACCGGCGCCGGCGGTGGCGCTGCCAGTGCGCTCGCGATGCTCGGAGCGCGGCTCCTGCCGGGCGCAGACGTCGTTGCCGCGGAGATCGAGCTCGCCGCCGCCGTCGAGAGCGCCGACCTTGTGGTCACCGGCACCACGACGTTGGACGGGAGCGCGATGCACGAGTCCGTGGTCGCGACGGTCGGGCGGGCCGCGATGGCCGTGGGGCTACCGGTGGTGGCCGTCGGTGCCGAGGTACAGACGAGTCGCCGGGACGGCGCCCGGGTAGGGGTGAGTGCGACATACCCGGTCGTCGACGCTCCCACGACGAGAAGCCGGACCAGCCAGACCGTCGAATCGGACCCATGGACCGCGCTGGTGAGACGGGGAGAGCGGATCCGCCGGACGTGGACGCAGTGA
- the sucB gene encoding 2-oxoglutarate dehydrogenase, E2 component, dihydrolipoamide succinyltransferase, which yields MSQSVQMPALGESVTEGTVTRWLKAVGDTVEVDEPLLEVSTDKVDTEVPSPVAGVLEKILVDEDETVEVGADLAMVGSGDGAAAEEAPAAEEAAPAAEEAPANDEPAAEEAPEPAAEEAPAPQSDDASSGDRTAITLPALGESVTEGTVTQWLKSVGDSVDVDEPLLEVSTDKVDTEVPSPVAGTLVEILVNEDDTVEVGGTLAYVGAAGSAPAPAQEAPAQDAPADEAPAHEAPAAPAPSAPTPEPAPEPTPAPEKAPEPAAEEAPAPAASESSGTPYVTPLVRKLAADKGVDLSSLTGTGVGGRVRKQDVLDAAEKAAAAAQPAAAEQAPSAPAARKPAAQPAVSPLRGTTEKMSRLRKIVAQRMVESLQTSAQLTTVVEVDVTKVARLRARAKSEFQAREGVKLTFLPFFTLAATEALKQFPKLNASIDGDEVVYHGSENVGIAVDTERGLVVPVIKDAGDLNIAGIARKIADLAARTRDNKATPDELGGGTFTITNTGSGGALFDTPILLQPQVGILGVGTIVKRPVVVADADGAEVIAVRSMVYLALSYDHRLVDGADAARFLTAMKDRLEEGEFEAALGL from the coding sequence ATGTCCCAATCCGTACAGATGCCCGCCCTCGGCGAGAGCGTCACCGAAGGCACTGTGACGCGCTGGCTCAAGGCCGTGGGAGACACGGTGGAGGTGGACGAGCCCTTGCTCGAGGTCTCCACTGACAAGGTCGACACCGAGGTCCCTTCACCGGTAGCCGGTGTGCTCGAGAAGATCCTCGTCGATGAGGACGAGACCGTCGAGGTCGGTGCCGATCTCGCCATGGTCGGCTCCGGTGATGGTGCTGCCGCTGAGGAGGCACCGGCCGCCGAGGAGGCCGCACCGGCAGCTGAGGAGGCACCCGCGAACGACGAGCCTGCTGCTGAGGAGGCTCCAGAACCGGCCGCCGAGGAGGCACCTGCACCACAGAGTGACGACGCGAGCTCCGGCGACCGGACCGCGATCACCCTTCCTGCGCTCGGCGAGAGCGTCACCGAGGGGACGGTCACCCAGTGGTTGAAGTCCGTCGGTGACTCGGTCGACGTGGACGAGCCCTTGCTCGAGGTCTCCACCGACAAGGTCGACACCGAAGTGCCGTCACCGGTGGCCGGAACCCTGGTGGAGATCCTCGTCAACGAGGACGACACTGTCGAGGTCGGTGGCACGCTTGCCTACGTCGGAGCAGCAGGCAGCGCACCGGCGCCCGCTCAGGAAGCGCCCGCCCAGGACGCTCCGGCTGACGAGGCCCCCGCCCACGAGGCTCCGGCCGCGCCTGCTCCGTCGGCACCGACTCCCGAGCCCGCTCCCGAGCCGACCCCGGCTCCCGAGAAAGCTCCCGAGCCTGCTGCGGAGGAGGCACCGGCACCTGCCGCGTCCGAATCCTCCGGTACTCCGTACGTGACGCCGCTGGTGCGCAAGCTGGCCGCGGACAAGGGCGTCGACCTGTCCTCACTCACCGGAACCGGGGTGGGTGGACGCGTGCGCAAGCAGGACGTGCTGGACGCCGCAGAGAAGGCTGCCGCCGCCGCGCAGCCGGCCGCAGCGGAACAGGCACCGTCGGCACCTGCTGCCCGCAAGCCGGCCGCTCAGCCCGCCGTCTCGCCGCTGCGTGGCACCACCGAAAAGATGTCCCGCCTGCGCAAGATCGTCGCGCAGCGCATGGTGGAATCACTGCAGACCTCCGCGCAGCTGACCACCGTCGTCGAGGTGGACGTGACCAAGGTGGCGCGACTGCGCGCTCGGGCCAAGTCCGAGTTCCAGGCCCGCGAGGGCGTCAAGCTCACATTCCTGCCGTTCTTCACGTTGGCCGCGACCGAGGCGTTGAAGCAGTTCCCGAAGCTCAACGCCAGCATCGACGGCGACGAGGTGGTCTACCACGGCAGCGAGAACGTCGGGATCGCGGTGGACACCGAGCGTGGCCTGGTAGTGCCCGTGATCAAGGATGCCGGTGACCTCAACATCGCCGGGATCGCCCGTAAGATCGCCGACTTGGCCGCCCGCACCCGGGACAACAAGGCCACGCCGGACGAGCTCGGTGGCGGCACCTTCACCATCACCAACACCGGGTCGGGCGGCGCTCTGTTCGACACCCCGATCCTGCTGCAGCCGCAGGTGGGCATCCTCGGCGTCGGCACGATCGTGAAGCGCCCTGTCGTCGTCGCCGACGCCGACGGTGCCGAGGTGATCGCGGTGCGATCGATGGTCTACCTGGCACTGTCCTACGACCACCGTCTCGTCGACGGTGCGGACGCCGCCCGCTTCCTCACAGCGATGAAGGATCGCCTCGAGGAGGGCGAGTTCGAGGCCGCGCTCGGCCTCTGA
- a CDS encoding DUF3043 domain-containing protein — MFGRKKIEDAAPAVEEELPAGKGRPTPRRRDAEARNKRPLVPTDRRAARREQRAKYAEARERMNQAMVTGDEQHMPAQHRGPVRRYLRDYVDARWNLGEMFLPIAALIVLIMLSAGFLPIPPDVALIAFYSLYILVFVALTDAIILAVRLRRKVRAKYGTDRVGRGIIMYVVMRAFQLRRTRLPKPQVARGSFPS; from the coding sequence GTGTTCGGACGGAAGAAGATCGAGGACGCCGCCCCTGCTGTCGAGGAGGAGTTGCCCGCTGGTAAGGGGCGCCCCACGCCCCGGCGACGGGACGCCGAGGCGCGGAACAAGCGACCCCTGGTGCCCACCGATCGGCGCGCAGCCCGCCGGGAGCAGCGCGCGAAGTACGCCGAGGCCCGGGAACGGATGAACCAGGCGATGGTCACCGGCGACGAGCAACACATGCCGGCCCAGCACCGTGGCCCGGTTCGACGTTATCTGCGTGACTACGTCGACGCCCGCTGGAACCTCGGCGAGATGTTCCTGCCCATCGCGGCGCTGATCGTGCTCATCATGCTCAGTGCTGGCTTCCTGCCGATCCCTCCCGATGTGGCGCTGATCGCGTTCTACTCGCTGTACATCCTGGTCTTCGTCGCCCTCACCGATGCCATCATCCTCGCCGTGCGGCTCCGCCGGAAGGTGCGTGCGAAGTACGGCACGGACCGGGTCGGTCGCGGCATCATCATGTACGTCGTGATGCGGGCATTCCAGCTCCGGCGCACCCGGCTCCCGAAGCCTCAGGTCGCGCGGGGGTCCTTCCCCAGCTGA
- a CDS encoding FKBP-type peptidyl-prolyl cis-trans isomerase gives MTVRPLRALALFVAGGLALAGCADEPSSTDPTSQPSTSPSATAVEGEVTDAEASGAFGEAPQFTFSSETPPEGLQVEVLSEGDGAAVEPGAVVVANYAGIVWGAEETFDDSYSRGAPSMFSLNAVVQGWTDGIPEHQIGSRLLMSIPAELGYGPNGGNSDAGIGPEDTIVFVVDLVEVYNPEQAGEAGASEVTPAADLPVTIEGALGEPATITVPESADEPTEVVTIVVAEGSGEPVQAGDSVAIGIAGTAWDGSPAGSSWSMDGTPGSGPFSDVVGRGTVVDATVDVPVGSRVLVLAPASEQAPAVAYVVDVLGTA, from the coding sequence GTGACCGTGCGACCCTTGCGCGCCCTTGCCCTGTTCGTGGCCGGTGGACTGGCCCTCGCAGGATGCGCCGACGAACCAAGCAGCACCGATCCGACCAGCCAGCCGAGCACGTCGCCCAGCGCCACGGCTGTCGAGGGTGAGGTGACTGACGCCGAGGCGTCAGGTGCCTTCGGGGAGGCACCGCAGTTCACCTTCTCCAGCGAGACGCCACCTGAGGGCCTGCAAGTCGAGGTGCTCTCTGAGGGTGACGGTGCCGCCGTGGAGCCGGGTGCCGTCGTCGTGGCGAACTACGCAGGGATCGTCTGGGGTGCGGAGGAAACCTTCGACGACTCCTACAGCCGTGGTGCGCCGTCGATGTTCTCCCTCAATGCAGTGGTGCAGGGCTGGACTGACGGGATCCCGGAGCACCAGATTGGCTCACGGCTGCTGATGAGCATCCCAGCTGAGCTCGGATACGGGCCCAATGGCGGGAACTCCGATGCAGGGATCGGGCCGGAGGACACCATTGTGTTCGTGGTCGACCTGGTCGAGGTGTACAACCCGGAGCAGGCCGGCGAGGCTGGGGCGAGTGAGGTGACTCCCGCTGCGGACCTGCCGGTGACGATCGAGGGGGCGCTGGGAGAGCCTGCCACGATCACCGTGCCCGAGAGTGCCGATGAACCGACGGAGGTGGTCACGATCGTCGTCGCCGAGGGCTCAGGTGAGCCGGTTCAGGCCGGAGACTCGGTCGCCATCGGGATCGCCGGGACCGCCTGGGACGGATCGCCCGCCGGGAGTAGCTGGAGCATGGATGGCACGCCCGGATCGGGGCCCTTCTCGGACGTCGTCGGTCGCGGCACGGTCGTGGACGCTACGGTCGACGTCCCCGTCGGCTCACGCGTTCTGGTGCTCGCGCCGGCAAGTGAGCAGGCACCGGCGGTGGCCTACGTGGTGGACGTACTGGGCACAGCCTGA
- a CDS encoding quinone-dependent dihydroorotate dehydrogenase has product MFFSSVFTRIDPETAHRIAGRLIQVAGRVPPIREALRRSLGRPARPSWRLFDRDIRGPLGAAAGFDKDATMATALDAMGFAFVEIGTVTARAQPGNEPPRLWRLVPERALRNRMGFNNAGAAAAAARLRRLRRTPHGRRMLIGANIGKSKVTPAAEAVGDYVASARAVAPHVDYLVVNVSSPNTPGLRDLQQSDALRPILAAVRDAARAAAAREVPVLVKIAPDLADPDVDAVARLALELDLAGVVAVNTTIAHDLGPGGVSGPPVRERGLQVVRRVRDVLGPEPVVLGVGGISTSADAQAYLDAGATAVQAYTAFIYGGPAWPGQVNRALRRD; this is encoded by the coding sequence GTGTTCTTCTCCTCCGTCTTCACTCGGATCGATCCCGAGACAGCCCACCGCATTGCCGGTCGGCTGATTCAGGTTGCCGGTCGCGTGCCACCGATTCGGGAGGCGTTGCGCCGTTCACTAGGTCGTCCGGCCAGGCCCTCCTGGCGTCTGTTCGACCGTGACATCAGGGGACCTCTCGGTGCCGCAGCGGGTTTCGACAAGGACGCGACGATGGCTACGGCACTGGACGCGATGGGATTCGCGTTCGTGGAGATCGGCACCGTGACCGCGAGGGCGCAGCCCGGCAACGAGCCTCCTCGACTGTGGCGGCTGGTGCCTGAGCGCGCCCTGCGCAACCGGATGGGCTTCAACAACGCCGGGGCGGCGGCCGCCGCGGCCCGGCTGCGCCGTCTGCGGCGCACCCCGCACGGCCGGCGCATGCTGATCGGGGCGAACATCGGTAAATCGAAGGTGACTCCGGCGGCCGAGGCTGTGGGTGACTATGTCGCGAGTGCCCGGGCTGTGGCGCCGCACGTGGACTATCTCGTGGTGAATGTCTCCTCGCCGAACACGCCGGGCTTGCGGGATCTGCAGCAGAGCGACGCTCTACGACCGATCCTCGCGGCTGTACGGGACGCCGCGCGGGCGGCGGCCGCCCGGGAGGTCCCGGTGCTGGTCAAGATCGCTCCCGATCTCGCGGACCCGGATGTCGACGCCGTGGCACGGCTCGCCCTGGAGCTCGACCTCGCCGGCGTGGTGGCCGTGAACACCACCATCGCGCACGACCTCGGACCCGGGGGAGTGTCGGGTCCGCCGGTGCGGGAGCGCGGCCTGCAGGTGGTGCGCCGGGTGCGGGACGTCCTCGGTCCCGAGCCGGTCGTGCTCGGCGTCGGTGGTATCTCCACGTCGGCAGACGCGCAGGCGTACCTCGATGCAGGGGCCACGGCTGTCCAGGCCTACACGGCCTTCATCTATGGTGGGCCGGCCTGGCCCGGTCAGGTCAACCGAGCACTGCGCAGGGACTGA
- a CDS encoding TIGR01777 family oxidoreductase gives MAVVVIAGSSGFLGTALTERLHANGHQVRRLVRRPATEPSEISWEPAAGRFPDEALTGATHVINLAGAGVADRRWTSARRQTILTSRVAPTTLLATSIAATGRTDLTLVNASAVGYYGDRGEDVLDESAAPGASFLARVCRAWEAATEPAAEAGARVVNLRTGIVLDTGGGALAQMLPLLRFGLAGPLGNGRQWWPWITRADVLSAIQHVLLESVISGPVNLCAPNPARNRDVMASLARAVGKPAVLPVPGTALHMALGGFAAELLGSQRVVPDALLEDGFGFTWPDLDQAAQHLLGE, from the coding sequence GTGGCTGTTGTGGTGATCGCCGGATCCTCTGGCTTCCTCGGCACTGCGCTGACCGAACGGCTGCACGCCAACGGGCACCAGGTTCGGCGGCTCGTGCGACGTCCCGCCACGGAGCCCTCGGAGATCTCCTGGGAGCCGGCTGCGGGACGATTTCCGGACGAGGCGCTCACCGGTGCCACCCACGTGATCAACCTCGCTGGCGCCGGGGTGGCTGACCGCCGGTGGACGTCGGCGCGTCGGCAGACGATCTTGACCTCACGTGTGGCCCCGACGACGCTGCTCGCCACGTCGATCGCAGCCACCGGCCGCACGGATCTCACCCTGGTGAACGCCTCCGCCGTCGGCTACTACGGCGATCGCGGCGAGGACGTGCTCGACGAGAGCGCGGCGCCGGGCGCGTCCTTCCTGGCCCGGGTGTGCCGCGCGTGGGAGGCAGCTACCGAACCGGCCGCGGAGGCCGGTGCGCGGGTCGTGAACCTGCGCACCGGGATCGTGCTGGACACTGGCGGCGGGGCGCTGGCGCAGATGCTTCCGCTCCTCCGCTTCGGTCTGGCGGGCCCACTGGGCAACGGACGGCAGTGGTGGCCCTGGATCACGCGCGCCGACGTGCTCAGCGCCATCCAGCACGTGCTGCTGGAGTCGGTGATCTCCGGTCCGGTGAACCTCTGCGCCCCCAACCCTGCGCGCAACCGAGACGTCATGGCGTCACTGGCTCGCGCCGTCGGTAAACCTGCCGTCCTACCAGTGCCCGGCACGGCCCTGCACATGGCGCTCGGCGGGTTCGCCGCCGAGCTGCTCGGGTCCCAGCGTGTGGTCCCCGACGCGCTGCTCGAAGACGGGTTTGGATTCACGTGGCCCGACCTGGATCAGGCGGCACAACATCTGCTCGGGGAGTGA